The nucleotide sequence GTCTGTTTTATGTCTAAGACACACATAGCTTTCAAgcgaaagaggaaaaaaatacATACCGTAGTCTGTGGCTCTGTCATGTCGAATGTAGGCAATCCCCAGTCCGCGCTGCGAAAAATTTGACCTAAGTGGGATTTTGGTGTGCCGTCATCTGCGGCTGGAACGAcgaccgccgccgccgccgcgttCGATCACGCACCCGAGCGCTACGCGGTGCGTCcactccttcttcttctttgccaCATTTTCTGGATTGGGCAGATATCGCACCAAAAAATCCACCAAGCGATATTGGCTAGGGCTAGCCCTATAACGGGCACTGGTACAGGGTACAAAGTACAGTGAGTATTCACAAATACACCAGTGGTATGACGCAgcagaagaaaacaaaatttaatatATGACTTTTCGATGGCTATTCCGGCATTATGATCAGGCGAAACAAAACGGTACGTCATCGGAAAATGTGATGCAGCGTGTTCGAGGGAACTAATGAAATGTGTGAGATTGACGTGCTATATAGGCCTAACTCGTCCTGTGCTGTTTCCTGTAACGTAGCTTTCTGTCTGCGCCGCAATGAACAGCCAAGTGGCCCAGGCAAAAATGGCAATCGCTGGCATCGAGCTTAGCCTTAGGCAAGCCCTTTTGTGTTTTTCCGCGGCAGAAATTTGAGCGTCTCACAAGCTATATAAGGCCAACACTGCAGGCCGAAACAAAGAAGCAGCGCCGCAGACCAACCATGTTGTGTAcccatttctctttttttttttttcgcgggctcCAAACATGAATGAgtcaaacatgtaagcctccaATGACCAGATTCAATTAAATCAAGCAACTCGCCAGGATGCGGACCTTCGAACCCGTTTTCCCgttttccggtcagatatgctaccgtATAACGTATAACGATATAACGTAGAACATTGGGGAGGTGCATATTCTGTAGAGTGAAGATAGAGATTGAATGGTGAGGCAAGACACCGGAGGGCCGTCAGGCAGGCATCGCTCTGTCACAGCAATCCATCTGCCAGGAAAGCACAGGACCTCGTTCCCTATCCCTAATACGAGGAACCTATTCGAAAGGAATTTTCCTTCCCTTCGAAGCTAGTTGCAATGCCGCGCACTACTAAAAGCCCAGTGATCCAGCATGCGGAAATATTGCAGCAGTATGCAATCATACGCGAGAAGCGATATAGAGCTTGTATTCATTTACCATTTCCTACTATCTGCACTTCGAAAGCTGTGGTACGCCCATTAAATTAAAAGACCAGGCCGACGGAGCACGGCAGAGGATGGTTATGACGACCTTTGTGAACTCATAGCATGTGGCAGTGCCCAATTAGTCAATATGAACCCTAGTTGACTGTTAGGTCGTTAAGTTCGGTTCGTCGACCCCGGAATGAACCGCATACTTCCGGTGCAGTGACAGATACGAAGCAAAAGGTCGTTCACACTGTCTGATGCAACGTGCCAGCTTTGGAGACACCATATGGTGGTATATAAGAGACCCGCGTGGGTATCGGACTGGCGTTTTGCCATAGGCTGAACTGAACAACGCCCGAGACTTCAACGTTGTGGAGAGTCATGAAGGCCACCGTGCTAGTGTTCGTCATGATCGGTGAGCATTGTGCAATGGCATTTGTTTATTAGTCGTCGGTCCGTAAGCATATCAAATTGATTCAACTTTTGGAAGAGAACAGCAACTATACTAGGGTGCCTCCctctgcagagggagctagtgtTCAGCCACCCTAGCAACTAcacttacttttttttcttttttgcgttttCTTCGACTTACTCAGCAGCTACTGTTTGACTATATCAAGCGCTGACCTAGCAGAAACATTACATGCGTGAGCTTACTTAGgagcagagttgtacacgttactcggaaaaagtaattgattacaattactgttactactgcgcgaaaagtaattctttaccgttacaaattacttcatcgaaaatgtaatacgttaccgattagaaatgtaacgcgttacttttttccgttacttttaaattgtgggtcatagcaaagccaacaagcctgcagtgaatgcaactatgcagctcttgttgcaaattctaaaatGAGACACCACCGTATATGGTAAGTGAAATTcgcaaatacatttgaaagcaacatacaaaacacatacacgcgtttattgcAGATTtgtttgctgaaaagggttgccattgttgaaagaaggttaaaaaagtaatcgattactcagtaattgattaccgaaaattgtaatcagattacttggaaaattacttgctcaaaaaattaattgattacgttaaaaattactgagaaaagtaattgattactagtaacgcaattactagtaacgcgttacgtacaactctgcttaGGAGCTTTCTTCCCTGTTGATTGTCGCATCTTGTAGCGGACAGCAACTCAAACAGAGGCATACGAGAGGGAGAAACGAAGTGCGTgagaccttgtcgcgttactctcaaaccaccagcCTCCGTGCGCTCcctagcctcgttcccagcgacgacacaactggggtggactgccaaaatcgctcttacCATTcggatgaatactggtggccgccgtctttaatgagtacgACTGACGATAGCACAACATTgtcatccggtaaacatctgggtagcgtatcaacgttcgaaagatcaatgaaaaagaagattgcttgcttcgaCATGAACTGAAAACTGAACGAAAACACGCACTGGAAAGTGGAGAAACTCGGCAAACGGCAGcccacacgtgcacagttcctgtgactgcCACAGGGTGgaagcactaatggcggcggcCATTACTTGAATCGCGCTTTTGTGTAGAGACTGCGGTGAAGCAAATGGGGACCTTGTGCCCTCCTTCCCGAACAGAGTTCCGTTTTATCTCACTGCATGGCATGGAAATTACACTATCGAGGGGTCATTGGAGAGATCAGTCGGGCCTCGGAAGCTTCCAACAGTCACAGCGAAACGGTGCACACCACCTGTTCCAATCTGCTAGCGCAGATGCTTCCATTCTTCACTTAGCGGACGCTCCTGAATTCCGAAAACCCGACATGTCAGCGACAAACGCTTCTAGTTTAGAAGAGTCGCAGCGTTTATTGAATCGCGCTTATATATCGTCCCAGACATTCGTATATGTCAACGTGCATGGTCTTGTCACTTCATCCATTCGGCTGTGAAAAGCATAAAGCACCCATTTATGAAGTGCACGAGTTTCTCGAAATTGCCCAGGAAAAAGCTCTGTATTTATAGATTTTCTGGATACATCTAGACAATGTTCCAAAGTCAAGCAATtgattttatttacttatttcgtgttagcgcgtacggatgtggacagatggagagaggacagcagcaacgagtgggggacagagggggggtagtatgcgtcctgggccgacatcagggggaactgtgcggacattcgtctggaaagtcttcggaaaaccccagggaaaacctcagacaacacagcaagtagtaggattcgaacccaccacctcccagtcttcagcacgaccttcgcTACCACCAACCACCACCCGCAATTCGGGGGTcggaattcgaacccgggtaacTCCCAGTCTCAATGAGACGTGGCCGGCACGCTATCCATTGAGCCACGTACGCGAGCTACGCGAGCAACGTTAGTGGTGCTGCCAAATCCACGCGTCGAACAAGTTATGCAGGACCAATACACGCAAGCATGGACAGGTGGTCAGGTTGATTACTACAGGCTGGACACCGCTCCCCCAATACAttgacacacatacacagatcTAAGATATCCCATAGGAACAGTCATGATCTAGACTACAGACGGGTAGAAATACGGACCACATTTCGATATTTCGAACCGAAAatatgttcgaaatatcggctgctCTCGTCCTGaagcacttcccttcatacgaTCTAGACTAGAGGGTGACTAGGTCTACTGGTCAGTGTCAACACGAGTCATCCATCTATCGATGTTAATATGATTTGATCGTCAAGACCGGAAGTAACggaaatatatatttttttttcacgcatGCCTTAGAATAAAGTGTGCTTATAATCGTACACAACCGCAGCTGTTCCATGACATAATGCGGAGTTTCTATTAAAGAAACTTGTCGCTTACGGTTAGatctttaataataataattgtgggtttacgtcgcgagacaactgagatcatgagcgacgccacagcggttggtctgtggattgcttttgcccacctgagggtactttaacgtgcgatgaaagctcaccacacggcaccccgtatttaacgtccctcgcggaagacggcgtgtctaaagGCAACTTGTACATTGGTTAGATTTTTACGCTCGATTTTTATAATATTACAGCGCTTCTTCTGACAGCGGAACCTGGAAGTGCCAAGGGAAGCAGAGGCTTCAACAAGAAGGGTGCTGTTGGCAACGACGCCCCAGGTGGCGCAGGACCTGCTCCGGAGGCTGTAGCACCTGAACCTGCTGGTGTTGCTGATGATGGTGAACGGTGACCTAGTGAGGGACAGTATGTCGACCGGCCAAACTTCCTACTCTGCAAATGCACCGTATCTTACAAGAATAAAAAATCGCGCTATATACGCTGCGCTCGATCTCCAGTTGTTGTCAGTGTCTGTCATTTGTTACCAGTGAAGTACAGACAAACAGTATAGAGGTGAGGGTGGATATGATTGACAGTATCAGCATTCACACTGCACTCGTGCTAGTTGGCGTAGGTGTATCCGCACTAGCAATCGCGCGGATATTGAGTATGTCCGCGGTCACTATATTCACTGGGCGTATAGCCAGACGGGGTGTTCTGGTTGGTCAAATCCGTCCCGAAATGGTACCttcggtagtgcatttgggagagggaaacgaagggaaatcctcctctcccatgtaaagtccaCATAGCatccctcccgaaatattttttcgGCTACTCCGCTTATTGTATTTGTAGGGAAGACTCGCCATTGAGAAGATGTCACATTACAAGCGTTTTTACTTTTCAACGTACACACTTTATGCATCCGCAGCTGTCACAGTACGCAACAGTTTTCCAATAACAGTCAGTTAAAACCGCACACATCTACAGATCGGGAGGGCCATTTGTAGTGGACATTATTGGGTGCAAACACAGTTTCCACggcgcaaaagaaaaaaatgaatggTGCATTTGTTAGAGTCGCTTGGCTTTGGACTAACTATAAACGGCAGGCAGGTcgctcggtggtggtggtggtggttgtggcgTCGCGACTATCTCGGGGGGGGggacgtgcgtcctgggctgacttcacatGGAACTGGGTCAACATGTGCCTTaacgcgtctgaggaaaaccgaggaaaaacacccagacagcacagacagGGCCCGGACGACTCCGGTCTGATGTTAACGCATCATGAAGGAACCAACCAATATACCAGCGTGAGGGTTGACATTCGGAGGAGTACACTTTGGCCACTATGCTGCTGAAACGACCATCTCGAATCGCAAAACATGTAGATTTGTGCGCACATAAAAATAACCGTTCTTCATAGCGCAAGAACCTTTCTCTGATCCTTTCCTATCGTCGAGAACGAAACAATGGCGAAGGATCTCCTGGCATCCTGCTTCGAAAATGCGGACAAGCCGAAGAACTTTAAAACGTTCTCTCTCGAACGGTTACTTTTCTATGTGTGGATATTTTTATTCAACGATGTTATTGGAAATTAAAGTATTCAGGATTTTGTAGATTTCCTTTCAATCTTCCTTGTGGCCTGCCTCGGCTGCTACTCATGACTGTAACACGTGCCCTAATAGTTCCCCAAACTATTGCAACTATCGAAATTTGAGTTATTGGTTCTCGTTTAGTTAACAAACCTTTCTAGTTGTGACACCAAATTATCTCGACAAATTGCGTGTAATTGCAAAACTTTATTCGACACCGTCGCCTGCAGTGGCATACAAAGTCTGGTATACATTACTGAATGGCTTTACCGGTGGGTcgtttgagcaacaacgtgTCACAAGTTGGTTCAGTCCGCATTAGCTGATGCGTCAACAGACCCCTGCGTGCCATCGCTGGATCCCGATGCATTTCCTGAAGCTGAAGCATCGCCAGATCTTTGCGGTGAGACGGTAGACGGTGAGACGGTAGAGTTGATTTCAGGCAGAAGAGCGGAGACGTCCACAGAAGGAATGCTGTCTAGTACCGTTCCGAGAACTGAACTGTCGATACCTAAGTTGTCCAGGTTGACCGACGTTTGGAGTGCCTTCCCGGGCTCTTGCAGTCCTGGCTGTTGAGCAATGGACGGTGTTTCAGCTTCTATGTCAGGTGTCACTGACGACACTTCCTCAGGCGCACTATCAGGATCTTGCGATAACTGTCCACCACTGGTCAGTCTTCCGTACATCGTGGGAAGAGTGACGGTTTGAAGGCGTACGGGCGTATTATCATTTTGGCCGTCGAGTGCAAGAGCGAAACTTTTTTGAAGTAGTGCACTGGATCGAGCTTGGGTCAAGATGGCAAACAGCCCTGCGGGGTGAAAGGGAAAAAATGTCCTCAATCTAACCCTGGCACTGCATGGACAGTTCAATGTTCCGACATACAAACAATGCACATGCTGTTCACACCACCACTACCAACAACGTGTTGTCGGTAATGTAAAAGGTTCTAAAATGTATAGTGCCTGGTCAGTTTCTCACGTGCAAATACATGACGGGAGATTAGCTTTTGTGTTATCTCCGTGATATGTGCAGTCATGATTGATAAACATGAGCACTCAGATTTGTGCTACCTTATGAACTAACACTGTAATACGTTTTTAGCGCTCAGTGATGTACAATGATTGCTATCTAATCATACTAATACCTCAACTCATACGTGCAAGGAGCAAGAATAAATTTCACACTTCGTAGAACTAAACGTAACATAAAATTTAAGTCGTGGTGGTTATGGCAGTCTATCCACAATCCGTGTCACCGCTTACTTATGTGACGTATATACGTGGTCAAGAGAGTTGAGCAGCAAACAGCTGCTATAAGTGGTTGTAAAAAAAAGCATATCGTCAAGCCCTTACAGAAAGTCTTGTGTCAAGAACGTGACCTCCATCGTATATCAGCAATAATAAAAGGAAAACTTTTTCGT is from Ornithodoros turicata isolate Travis chromosome 8, ASM3712646v1, whole genome shotgun sequence and encodes:
- the LOC135366177 gene encoding uncharacterized protein LOC135366177, with protein sequence MMYATLLFIGLFAILTQARSSALLQKSFALALDGQNDNTPVRLQTVTLPTMYGRLTSGGQLSQDPDSAPEEVSSVTPDIEAETPSIAQQPGLQEPGKALQTSVNLDNLGIDSSVLGTVLDSIPSVDVSALLPEINSTVSPSTVSPQRSGDASASGNASGSSDGTQGSVDASANAD